The following are encoded in a window of Rhizobium sp. 11515TR genomic DNA:
- a CDS encoding glyoxalase superfamily protein — translation MPTLDTYRKQAKLLMRWHKERDYSIGGRVRMLDRFKELTDREILAMKFPLTLAQEIVAVEAGHRSWAELKSVAADAPKMPAVTAEPPVFRSIVPILFVRDVAASAAFFREKLGFSEDFLHGSPPFYGAVSRDGIWIHLRLVCEPYFAAAAAKEKSLILASIEVSNVQGLFEEFKGRDVEFAQPLTKQAWGGTDFHVRDPDGNVISFVMFRS, via the coding sequence ATGCCAACCCTCGATACCTACCGCAAGCAAGCCAAGCTACTGATGCGCTGGCACAAAGAGCGTGACTATTCCATCGGCGGAAGAGTCCGAATGCTCGATCGTTTCAAGGAGCTGACGGATCGCGAGATCCTGGCGATGAAGTTCCCCCTAACGCTAGCGCAGGAGATCGTTGCGGTCGAAGCGGGTCACAGGAGCTGGGCGGAATTGAAGTCCGTCGCAGCGGACGCGCCGAAGATGCCGGCCGTTACAGCGGAGCCGCCGGTTTTCAGGAGCATCGTTCCCATCCTTTTCGTGCGGGATGTGGCTGCGAGTGCGGCCTTCTTCAGGGAGAAGCTCGGTTTCTCCGAGGATTTCCTGCATGGATCGCCGCCGTTCTATGGCGCGGTGTCGCGCGACGGCATCTGGATTCACCTACGGCTCGTCTGTGAGCCTTACTTTGCCGCGGCGGCTGCAAAGGAGAAGTCCTTGATCCTCGCTTCGATCGAGGTTTCGAATGTCCAGGGACTGTTCGAGGAGTTCAAGGGGAGGGACGTGGAGTTCGCGCAGCCGCTCACCAAACAGGCCTGGGGCGGCACCGATTTTCACGTGCGCGATCCGGATGGCAACGTGATCTCGTTTGTGATGTTCAGGTCGTAA
- a CDS encoding TIGR02117 family protein has protein sequence MISRIFKGVFFAVLAVMLLVGLGIVVPRPLWHDEPTARTAHSRQILMLSNPIHTDIAIPIDDDLLNRFAFLRTAGLDLDNPNLRYLIFGWGGRSFYTETRTWADLKAGPLLKSFTLDRSVIHTGLTGDIPLDAPAITAIRIDAEGLERLKQFIFDSFEQTNDQPSPLIGSNYGPNDAFFEAREHFNALMGCNTWTAAGLRQAGLTSGLWTSLPWMLRMSLRLHNDDERFAASHSLP, from the coding sequence GTGATCTCAAGAATATTCAAGGGCGTTTTCTTCGCCGTTCTTGCCGTCATGCTCCTCGTCGGCCTTGGCATCGTCGTACCGCGGCCGCTCTGGCATGACGAACCGACTGCACGCACCGCGCACTCGCGGCAAATCCTCATGCTCAGCAATCCCATCCATACGGACATTGCCATCCCCATCGATGATGACCTCCTGAACCGTTTCGCCTTCCTGCGAACGGCCGGGCTCGATCTCGACAATCCCAATTTGCGGTATCTTATCTTCGGCTGGGGCGGCCGAAGCTTTTATACGGAAACGCGAACTTGGGCCGATTTGAAGGCCGGTCCACTCCTTAAAAGCTTCACGCTGGATCGCTCCGTTATTCATACGGGGTTGACGGGCGATATTCCACTGGACGCTCCCGCCATCACTGCGATCAGAATTGATGCCGAAGGCCTGGAACGGCTCAAGCAATTCATTTTCGACAGCTTCGAACAGACGAACGACCAACCGAGCCCGTTGATCGGCAGCAATTACGGGCCGAACGATGCGTTCTTCGAGGCACGGGAACATTTCAATGCGCTGATGGGATGCAATACCTGGACTGCTGCAGGGCTGAGGCAGGCGGGATTGACCTCCGGCCTTTGGACGTCGCTGCCGTGGATGCTGCGAATGTCCTTGCGGCTGCATAATGACGATGAACGCTTCGCGGCAAGCCATAGCCTGCCTTGA
- a CDS encoding anthranilate synthase, with protein sequence MVTILRDDGAEIYETKGGITVTRQRRPTPYADAVSSYIDKLDERRGAVFSSNYEYPGRYTRWDTAIVDPPLGLSCNGRDVWIEAYNERGEVILGFIAEKLKTVSEVVLGASTPRRLDLTVKTPDRVFTEEERSKMPTVFTVLRAVTDLFYSQADASIGFYGAFGYDLAFQFDAIDLKLKRPDDQRDMVLYLPDEILVVDNYSAKAWIDRYDFAKGGLSTEGKSGEIAPEPFRHTDAIPPKSDHRPGEYAELVVKAKESFRKGDLFEVVPGQKFMERCESKPSDISKRLKAINPSPYSFFINLGNQEYLVGASPEMFVRVSGRRIETCPISGTIKRGDDPIADSEQILKLLNSKKDESELTMCSDVDRNDKSRVCEPGSVKVIGRRQIEMYSRLIHTVDHIEGRLRDDMDAFDGFLSHAWAVTVTGAPKLWAMRFIESHEKSPRAWYGGAIGMVGFNGDMNTGLTLRTVRIKDGIAEVRAGATLLNDSIPEEEEAETELKASAMLSAIRDAKTGNSGKQQRDVASVGKGVKILLVDHEDSFVHTLANYFRQTGATVSTVRTPVPEEVFDRLDPDLVVLSPGPGNPKDFDCKATIKKARARNLPIFGVCLGLQALAEAYGGELRHLAIPMHGKPSRIRVLEPGLVFSGLGREVTVGRYHSIFADPSSLPRDFMITAESEDGTIMGIEHVKEPIAAVQFHPESIMTLGGDAGMRMIENVVAHLARRAKTKAA encoded by the coding sequence ATGGTAACGATCCTTCGGGATGATGGTGCGGAAATCTACGAGACGAAGGGCGGCATCACCGTCACCCGGCAGCGCCGGCCGACGCCCTATGCGGACGCCGTATCGTCCTATATCGACAAGCTCGACGAGCGCCGCGGCGCGGTCTTCTCCTCCAATTACGAATATCCCGGCCGCTATACGCGTTGGGATACCGCCATCGTCGACCCGCCGCTTGGTCTTTCCTGCAACGGGCGCGATGTCTGGATCGAAGCCTATAACGAGCGCGGCGAAGTCATTCTCGGTTTTATCGCGGAGAAGCTGAAGACTGTTTCGGAGGTCGTGCTTGGCGCTTCAACGCCGCGCCGGCTCGATCTGACGGTCAAGACGCCCGACCGGGTCTTCACCGAGGAAGAGCGCTCGAAGATGCCGACGGTCTTCACCGTGCTGCGCGCCGTCACCGATCTCTTCTATTCGCAGGCCGATGCCAGCATCGGCTTTTACGGCGCCTTCGGCTACGATCTGGCGTTCCAGTTCGACGCGATCGATCTGAAGCTCAAGCGTCCGGATGACCAGCGCGACATGGTGCTTTACCTGCCGGACGAAATTCTGGTGGTGGATAACTATTCCGCCAAGGCCTGGATCGATCGCTACGATTTCGCCAAGGGCGGCTTATCGACGGAAGGCAAGTCCGGCGAGATCGCGCCCGAGCCGTTCCGCCACACCGATGCCATTCCGCCGAAGAGCGATCATCGCCCCGGCGAATATGCCGAACTGGTGGTCAAGGCGAAGGAGAGCTTCCGCAAGGGCGATCTCTTCGAAGTGGTACCCGGTCAGAAATTCATGGAGCGCTGCGAGAGCAAGCCATCGGATATTTCCAAGCGCCTGAAGGCGATCAATCCGTCGCCCTATTCCTTCTTCATCAATCTCGGCAATCAGGAATATCTCGTCGGCGCTTCGCCTGAAATGTTCGTGCGCGTATCGGGCCGCCGCATTGAGACCTGCCCGATTTCGGGCACGATCAAGCGCGGGGACGATCCGATCGCCGACAGCGAGCAGATCCTGAAGCTCTTGAATTCCAAGAAGGACGAGTCGGAACTCACCATGTGCTCCGACGTCGACCGAAACGACAAGAGCCGCGTCTGCGAGCCGGGTTCGGTCAAGGTCATCGGCCGCCGGCAGATCGAGATGTATTCGCGCCTCATCCACACGGTCGACCATATCGAGGGCCGCCTGCGCGACGATATGGACGCCTTCGACGGCTTCCTGAGCCACGCCTGGGCCGTCACCGTCACCGGCGCGCCGAAGCTCTGGGCCATGCGCTTCATCGAGAGCCATGAAAAGAGCCCGCGGGCCTGGTATGGCGGCGCGATCGGCATGGTCGGCTTCAATGGCGACATGAACACCGGCCTGACGCTGCGCACCGTTCGCATCAAGGATGGCATTGCCGAGGTGCGGGCAGGCGCGACGCTGCTCAACGACTCGATCCCCGAGGAAGAAGAAGCCGAAACCGAACTGAAGGCCTCCGCCATGCTTTCCGCCATCCGTGACGCCAAAACCGGCAATTCCGGCAAACAGCAACGCGACGTTGCTTCCGTCGGCAAGGGCGTGAAGATCCTGCTCGTCGACCATGAGGACAGCTTCGTCCATACGCTTGCCAACTACTTCCGCCAGACGGGTGCAACGGTGTCTACCGTGCGTACGCCGGTGCCGGAAGAGGTCTTCGACCGGCTCGACCCGGATCTCGTCGTACTGTCGCCGGGTCCTGGCAATCCAAAGGATTTCGATTGCAAGGCGACGATCAAGAAGGCGAGGGCGCGCAACCTGCCGATCTTCGGCGTCTGCCTGGGCCTGCAGGCGCTGGCCGAAGCCTATGGCGGCGAGCTGCGCCATCTGGCGATCCCGATGCATGGCAAGCCCTCGCGCATCCGCGTGCTGGAGCCCGGTCTGGTCTTTTCCGGTCTTGGCCGTGAAGTGACCGTTGGCCGCTACCACTCGATCTTCGCCGATCCGTCGAGCCTGCCGCGCGACTTCATGATCACGGCCGAGAGCGAAGACGGCACGATCATGGGCATCGAGCATGTGAAGGAGCCGATCGCGGCCGTGCAGTTCCATCCGGAATCGATCATGACGCTCGGCGGCGATGCCGGCATGCGGATGATCGAGAATGTCGTGGCGCATCTGGCGCGGCGGGCGAAGACGAAGGCCGCCTGA
- a CDS encoding ABC-F family ATP-binding cassette domain-containing protein, translated as MTLINLRNLGVTMSAPLFSNLNFTVDAGDRVGIVAANGRGKTTLLNCIAGRLEPTTGEITHARGLRVGYVEQNVPANLLDVSFYEAVLRALPKEQVASESWRVDVTLDSLDVPDTMRERTLAQLSGGWQRLAMLARVWVTEPDVLFLDEPTNHLDLAKIALLEDWLNALPRDVPVIIASHDRAFLDAVCNRTLFLRQDQSQTYALPYSKARAALNEVDASDERRYQKEMKTAQQLRKQAAKLYNLGVNSGSDLLTVKTKQLKARAEKLEDGARPGYRERSSGSIKLANRGIHAKVLLTLEDAIVTTPDGTLLFKTGQQWICQGDRIVLLGQNGAGKTRLVEMIRRAIADQAAGGSIKPTPSLVLGYSDQALSNLSQEDMPLGMITRLFELGEQRARTLLVGVGIGIDMQDKEIGRLSGGQKARLAMLALRLTNPNFYLLDEPTNHLDIDGQEALEGELTANEVSCLLVSHDRSFVRSVGNRFWVIDRKRLVEVDGPEEFFEAARVQE; from the coding sequence ATGACTCTGATCAATCTCCGCAATCTGGGCGTCACTATGAGTGCGCCGCTGTTTTCCAATCTCAATTTCACTGTGGATGCCGGCGATCGCGTTGGTATCGTTGCCGCGAATGGGCGTGGCAAGACCACGTTGCTCAACTGCATTGCGGGCAGGCTGGAGCCGACGACGGGCGAGATCACCCACGCCCGGGGCCTGCGCGTCGGCTATGTCGAGCAGAATGTGCCGGCGAACCTGCTGGATGTCTCCTTTTATGAGGCAGTCTTGCGCGCTTTGCCCAAAGAGCAGGTCGCGAGCGAGAGCTGGCGTGTCGATGTCACCCTCGATTCGCTCGACGTGCCTGATACGATGCGGGAGAGGACGTTGGCGCAGCTCAGCGGCGGCTGGCAGCGGCTTGCCATGCTTGCCCGCGTATGGGTGACGGAGCCTGACGTGCTGTTTCTGGACGAGCCGACCAACCATCTCGATCTCGCCAAGATCGCGCTGCTGGAGGATTGGCTGAATGCCTTGCCGCGCGACGTGCCCGTCATCATCGCCAGCCACGACCGCGCCTTCCTTGATGCCGTCTGCAATCGAACCCTGTTCCTGCGCCAGGACCAGTCGCAAACCTATGCACTGCCGTATAGCAAGGCACGGGCGGCGCTGAACGAGGTCGATGCCTCGGATGAGCGGCGTTACCAGAAGGAGATGAAGACGGCGCAGCAGCTGCGCAAGCAGGCGGCCAAGCTCTACAATCTCGGCGTCAATTCCGGCAGTGACCTGCTGACGGTCAAGACAAAGCAGCTGAAGGCGCGGGCCGAGAAGCTGGAGGACGGCGCGAGGCCGGGTTACCGCGAGCGCTCTTCCGGCTCGATCAAGCTCGCCAATCGTGGCATCCACGCCAAGGTGCTTCTGACGCTTGAGGATGCCATAGTCACGACTCCTGATGGCACCTTGCTATTCAAGACGGGACAGCAGTGGATTTGTCAGGGCGATCGCATCGTGCTGCTCGGGCAGAATGGCGCGGGCAAGACGCGGCTGGTGGAGATGATCCGCAGGGCCATAGCTGATCAGGCTGCCGGCGGCTCGATCAAGCCGACGCCATCGCTCGTGCTCGGCTACAGCGATCAGGCGCTCTCCAATCTCAGCCAAGAGGACATGCCGCTCGGCATGATCACGCGCCTGTTCGAACTCGGCGAACAGCGCGCCCGCACGCTGCTGGTGGGTGTCGGCATCGGTATCGACATGCAGGACAAGGAGATCGGCCGTCTGTCCGGCGGGCAGAAGGCGCGGCTTGCCATGCTGGCGCTGCGGCTGACCAATCCCAACTTTTATCTGCTGGACGAGCCGACAAACCATCTGGATATCGATGGCCAGGAGGCGCTGGAGGGCGAGCTGACGGCGAACGAGGTAAGTTGCCTTCTCGTCTCGCACGATCGCAGCTTCGTGCGCTCGGTCGGCAATCGCTTCTGGGTGATCGACCGGAAGCGGCTGGTCGAGGTGGATGGGCCGGAAGAGTTCTTCGAGGCGGCGAGAGTGCAGGAATGA
- a CDS encoding TonB-dependent hemoglobin/transferrin/lactoferrin family receptor gives MVVRRSRSVLLACTAFLALGLTTTSFAQTAAQNEEATGEAAKGDRVTNLKPIVVTGKGKANKDVLADSPTTSETTAKDIDDKQITRIEDLGRSTEVGLGFNRATGGVNIRGLGDDRVLTTVDGIQIPFLLDASRGNASGANNGGNGGVNSFDFNALSSVDIVRGADSSRAGSGALGGAFVLRTLEPEDLITPGSTWGGVFKFGYNGDDRSIGGAAAVAKRIDNTAVLFQGGYTHGHELENNGDVGGYSTKRTEANPADYNQRSGLFKIRQYTDVGTFGITAEHYNKDKTTDLMTLQSPIGNFRPGNYNGTDNVERNRVSLDYKYEAESADSLLDTANAVFYWQNLLREGGVEGYRYTSVIGDYWRRNEMEDRSIGFAGNASKSFDTGSLHHQITFGLDVAFDKVHQYSAGKDSCDNPRWRASCAFLHTNQSDMPDVDGKRVGLFIDDKIELGSSNFYLTPGLRFDWYDYSPKNTAAYRDSANYDGLPPGQSDSRFSPKLRASYQPQDNVELYAQWAMAFRAPSVSELYVNYGVPGGYVTYGNPDLKPETSNGIEIGTNLGDDDFGGHIGAFYNKYKNFIDTLNYRDPTGTYPLGITEYFNRANVRMFGVEVNAHKTFDNGIHIKGALAYVNGKDSDTGEWINSVAPAKAAFTVGYAADIWGTDLTFITAAREAKKTGDTLQTPAYGIFDLTAWWEPEQVKGLSIRGGVYNIFNKTYYDALNAPSYSGTLTQPASYYSEPGRTFKLTLTQRF, from the coding sequence ATGGTTGTCCGGCGATCCCGCTCGGTTCTCTTGGCGTGCACCGCGTTTCTGGCCCTTGGGCTGACGACGACATCTTTTGCGCAAACAGCCGCTCAAAATGAAGAGGCGACGGGCGAGGCCGCCAAGGGCGATCGCGTTACCAACCTGAAACCGATCGTGGTGACGGGGAAGGGTAAGGCGAACAAGGATGTGCTCGCCGACTCTCCGACCACAAGCGAGACGACGGCCAAGGATATCGACGACAAGCAGATCACACGTATCGAAGATCTCGGCCGCAGCACGGAAGTCGGCCTCGGCTTCAACCGCGCTACCGGCGGCGTCAATATTCGTGGTCTAGGTGACGACCGCGTTTTGACCACGGTCGACGGTATCCAAATTCCTTTCCTTCTTGATGCTTCGCGCGGCAACGCTAGCGGCGCCAATAATGGTGGCAATGGTGGCGTCAACAGCTTCGATTTCAATGCGCTTTCCAGCGTCGATATCGTGCGCGGCGCCGATTCAAGCCGTGCCGGCTCAGGCGCTCTCGGTGGTGCCTTCGTGCTTCGCACTCTGGAGCCGGAAGATCTGATCACGCCCGGCTCCACCTGGGGCGGCGTCTTCAAGTTCGGCTATAATGGCGACGACCGGAGCATCGGCGGTGCTGCCGCCGTTGCCAAGCGCATCGACAACACTGCCGTGCTCTTCCAGGGCGGCTACACGCATGGTCATGAGCTTGAGAACAACGGCGATGTCGGCGGCTACTCGACCAAGCGTACCGAGGCAAATCCGGCCGACTACAATCAGAGAAGCGGCCTGTTCAAGATCCGTCAATATACCGACGTCGGTACTTTCGGCATCACGGCCGAGCACTATAACAAGGATAAAACCACCGATCTGATGACCCTGCAGAGCCCGATCGGAAACTTCCGCCCCGGCAATTATAACGGGACAGACAATGTCGAGCGCAATCGCGTTTCTCTCGATTACAAATACGAAGCCGAGAGCGCCGATTCGCTGCTTGATACCGCCAATGCCGTTTTCTACTGGCAGAATCTTCTGCGTGAAGGTGGCGTGGAAGGCTACCGTTATACATCCGTCATTGGCGACTATTGGCGCCGTAATGAAATGGAAGACCGCAGCATCGGCTTCGCCGGCAACGCATCGAAGTCTTTCGACACGGGCAGCCTGCATCACCAAATTACTTTTGGACTCGATGTCGCCTTCGACAAGGTTCACCAGTATTCTGCCGGCAAAGATAGCTGCGACAATCCGCGTTGGCGTGCTTCCTGCGCCTTCCTGCACACCAACCAATCCGATATGCCCGATGTCGATGGCAAGCGCGTCGGCCTCTTCATCGATGACAAGATCGAGTTGGGCTCCAGCAACTTCTATCTGACGCCGGGCTTGCGCTTCGACTGGTATGATTACTCGCCGAAGAACACCGCTGCCTATCGCGACAGCGCCAACTACGATGGCTTGCCCCCTGGGCAATCCGACAGCCGCTTCTCGCCGAAGCTGCGCGCATCCTATCAGCCGCAGGACAATGTCGAACTTTATGCGCAGTGGGCGATGGCCTTCCGTGCGCCCAGTGTCAGCGAACTCTACGTTAACTACGGCGTGCCCGGCGGTTATGTCACCTACGGCAATCCCGACCTGAAGCCCGAGACCAGCAATGGCATCGAAATCGGGACGAATCTCGGCGATGACGATTTCGGTGGCCATATCGGCGCCTTCTATAACAAGTACAAGAACTTCATCGACACGCTGAATTATCGTGATCCCACAGGTACATATCCGCTCGGGATTACCGAATACTTCAATCGCGCCAACGTCCGCATGTTCGGTGTCGAGGTCAATGCGCACAAGACGTTCGACAACGGCATCCATATCAAGGGCGCGCTTGCCTATGTGAACGGCAAGGATTCCGACACCGGAGAATGGATCAATTCCGTCGCTCCGGCCAAGGCAGCCTTTACCGTTGGCTATGCGGCTGACATCTGGGGAACGGACCTGACCTTCATCACCGCGGCTCGCGAGGCGAAGAAGACGGGCGACACCCTGCAGACCCCTGCCTACGGCATCTTCGACCTCACGGCATGGTGGGAACCGGAGCAGGTGAAGGGTCTCAGCATTCGCGGCGGCGTCTACAACATCTTCAACAAGACCTATTACGACGCGCTCAACGCGCCGTCCTACAGCGGCACGCTAACCCAGCCAGCATCCTACTATTCCGAGCCTGGCCGGACCTTCAAGCTCACGCTGACGCAACGGTTCTAA
- a CDS encoding extensin-like domain-containing protein yields the protein MLFRIVSLVSAAILLMAASLPQTGPIPEQKPDQEQVQPDGKAPIPAEKPEASSNSPVVPAEKPTAQPEEKPASQPEEQTGGEQMQGPPRPPLTIASEPDDEHQACLKALTAIGATFKEIARIDDGNGCGIDKPIALSSPLPGIEFKPEGKMRCEAALALAQWMRESVIPSAAALDNGKIITINQASTYVCRLRNNASTGKISEHARGNAIDVASFTFENGKTVAIEPRREDPTLTGAFQRAASASACLYFTTVLDPESDAAHETHFHLDVIERNGGFRYCH from the coding sequence ATGCTGTTTAGAATTGTTTCATTAGTCTCCGCCGCCATCCTTCTCATGGCCGCCTCTCTCCCGCAAACCGGCCCGATACCCGAGCAAAAACCGGATCAGGAACAAGTTCAGCCGGATGGCAAAGCGCCGATTCCGGCAGAAAAACCCGAAGCATCATCCAATAGCCCTGTCGTTCCGGCGGAAAAGCCGACGGCTCAACCGGAAGAAAAGCCGGCGTCACAGCCGGAGGAGCAGACAGGTGGCGAACAGATGCAGGGTCCTCCCCGCCCGCCTCTGACCATCGCTTCCGAACCGGACGATGAGCACCAGGCCTGCTTGAAGGCGCTGACCGCCATCGGAGCAACCTTCAAGGAGATCGCCCGCATCGACGATGGCAATGGCTGCGGCATCGACAAGCCAATCGCGCTTAGCTCTCCGCTGCCGGGCATAGAATTCAAGCCCGAAGGGAAAATGCGCTGCGAAGCCGCCCTCGCTTTGGCTCAATGGATGAGGGAAAGTGTCATCCCCTCAGCCGCGGCATTGGACAATGGCAAGATCATCACGATCAATCAGGCGTCGACCTATGTCTGCCGGCTGCGCAACAATGCTTCCACCGGCAAGATTTCCGAGCATGCCCGCGGCAACGCCATAGATGTCGCGAGTTTTACCTTCGAAAACGGCAAGACCGTCGCAATCGAACCGCGCCGCGAAGATCCGACGCTGACAGGCGCATTCCAGCGTGCAGCCAGTGCGTCTGCCTGCCTCTATTTCACGACCGTATTGGACCCGGAAAGCGACGCTGCCCACGAGACCCACTTTCATCTCGACGTCATCGAAAGGAACGGCGGCTTTCGATACTGCCACTAG
- a CDS encoding protein-L-isoaspartate O-methyltransferase family protein: MTADGRASLDEIRDFHAKMMAAASNSSDERQERAFRLVRREAFMGPGPWQIRAGRHYLETPNADPTFLYQNVLVALDKSKGINNGEPFLHAAFLGAVAPKPGETVVQIGTGTGYYTAILSTLVTPGGHVHAIEIDEALAGRTRDNLTSYKDVSVICTDATSFKLPDTDLIYVSAGVVAPPKSWLQALRPGGRLIVPWQANEKVGLAVIITREDTGFSARALMPAYFIPCIGASDPMQSAKIPNGGEARSIQSVWLTQERAPDETAVAIYRDLWFSNASLGV, encoded by the coding sequence GTGACTGCTGACGGCCGCGCAAGTTTGGATGAGATACGGGATTTCCATGCGAAGATGATGGCAGCTGCCAGCAATTCTTCCGATGAAAGGCAGGAGCGGGCCTTCCGCCTCGTCAGGCGTGAGGCATTCATGGGGCCGGGGCCTTGGCAGATCAGGGCCGGTCGCCACTACCTGGAAACCCCGAACGCCGATCCCACGTTCCTCTACCAGAATGTTCTGGTCGCCTTGGACAAGTCTAAGGGCATCAACAATGGCGAGCCGTTTCTCCACGCTGCTTTCCTGGGTGCCGTCGCCCCGAAGCCCGGCGAAACCGTCGTTCAGATCGGCACGGGGACGGGATACTACACCGCCATTCTCTCAACGCTGGTGACACCGGGCGGACATGTCCATGCCATCGAGATCGATGAGGCACTGGCCGGCCGCACGCGAGACAATCTCACCTCCTATAAAGACGTTTCCGTCATCTGTACCGATGCGACTTCGTTCAAGCTTCCGGATACCGATCTGATCTATGTGAGTGCCGGCGTGGTGGCGCCGCCGAAGTCATGGCTGCAGGCGTTGCGACCCGGAGGCCGGCTCATCGTGCCCTGGCAGGCCAACGAGAAGGTCGGGCTTGCCGTCATAATTACCCGCGAGGATACCGGGTTCAGCGCTCGTGCCTTGATGCCCGCCTATTTCATCCCCTGCATCGGGGCATCCGATCCCATGCAATCCGCGAAAATTCCGAATGGCGGCGAGGCTCGCTCCATTCAGTCGGTTTGGCTCACTCAAGAGCGAGCGCCGGATGAAACGGCGGTGGCGATCTATAGAGACCTATGGTTCTCGAATGCAAGCCTCGGGGTATGA
- a CDS encoding formate--tetrahydrofolate ligase: MATTVASDIEIARAAKKLPIMEIGAKLGIPAEDLAPYGYDKAKIGAAFIAAQAGKKDGKLILVTAINPTPAGEGKTTTTVGLGDGLNRIGKKAVVCVREASLGPCFGVKGGAAGGGYAQVIPMEDINLHFTGDFHAITSAHNLLAALIDNHIYWGNEQNIDIRRITWRRAMDMNDRALRDIVSSLGGVANGFPREGGFDITVASEVMAILCLASDLKDLEKRLGNIIIGYRRDRTPVYARDLKADGAMAVLLKDAMQPNLVQTLENNPALVHGGPFANIAHGCNSVIATRTALKLADYVVTEAGFGADLGAEKFFDIKCRKSGLSPDAAVIVATVRALKMNGGVKKDDLGKENVEALVKGCANLGRHVANVRKFGVPVVVAINHFVSDTDAEIEALKNYVARLGAEAILCRHWAEGSAGITELAHKVVELAESGQAKFQPLYPDNLPLLEKIEIVASKIYHAGEVTADKAVRDQLRSWEDQGYGHLPVCMAKTQYSFSTDPNVRGAPEGHIVPVREVRLSAGAGFVVVITGEIMTMPGLPKSPAAERIFLNDQGYIEGLF, translated from the coding sequence ATGGCGACGACAGTGGCATCCGATATCGAGATCGCGCGCGCGGCGAAGAAGTTGCCAATTATGGAGATCGGCGCAAAGCTCGGTATTCCGGCGGAAGATCTCGCACCTTACGGCTATGACAAGGCAAAGATCGGTGCCGCGTTCATTGCGGCGCAGGCCGGCAAGAAGGATGGCAAGCTGATCCTTGTCACGGCGATCAATCCGACGCCTGCGGGCGAGGGCAAGACCACGACGACGGTCGGCCTTGGCGATGGCCTGAACCGCATCGGCAAGAAGGCGGTGGTGTGCGTGCGCGAGGCGTCGCTTGGCCCATGCTTCGGCGTGAAGGGCGGGGCGGCCGGCGGCGGTTACGCGCAGGTCATCCCGATGGAAGATATCAACCTTCACTTCACCGGCGATTTTCATGCGATCACGTCGGCCCATAATCTGCTCGCCGCGCTGATCGACAATCACATCTACTGGGGGAACGAGCAGAATATCGATATCAGGCGCATCACCTGGCGCCGCGCAATGGACATGAACGACCGCGCGCTGCGCGATATCGTATCGTCGCTCGGCGGCGTCGCGAACGGTTTTCCGCGTGAGGGCGGCTTCGATATCACCGTCGCCTCCGAGGTGATGGCAATCCTCTGTCTGGCATCCGATCTCAAGGATCTGGAAAAGCGGCTCGGCAACATCATCATCGGCTATCGTCGCGACCGCACGCCTGTTTATGCCCGTGATCTGAAGGCTGACGGCGCCATGGCCGTGCTCCTGAAGGACGCCATGCAGCCGAACCTCGTGCAGACGCTGGAGAACAATCCGGCGCTGGTGCATGGCGGCCCCTTCGCCAATATCGCACATGGCTGCAATTCGGTAATCGCGACGCGCACGGCGTTGAAGCTTGCCGATTACGTGGTGACGGAAGCCGGCTTCGGCGCCGATCTCGGTGCAGAGAAATTCTTCGATATCAAATGCCGAAAGTCCGGGCTGTCGCCGGATGCAGCCGTCATCGTCGCAACCGTACGGGCCTTGAAGATGAACGGTGGCGTCAAGAAGGACGATCTCGGCAAGGAGAATGTGGAAGCTCTGGTGAAGGGCTGTGCCAATCTCGGCCGGCATGTCGCCAATGTCCGCAAATTCGGCGTGCCCGTCGTCGTCGCCATCAATCATTTCGTCTCCGATACCGATGCCGAAATCGAGGCACTGAAGAATTATGTCGCGCGGCTCGGTGCCGAGGCGATCCTTTGCCGCCACTGGGCTGAAGGTTCAGCCGGCATAACCGAGCTCGCGCACAAGGTGGTCGAGCTTGCCGAATCTGGGCAGGCGAAATTTCAGCCGCTTTATCCGGATAATCTGCCGCTCCTGGAGAAGATCGAGATCGTCGCCTCGAAGATCTACCATGCCGGCGAGGTGACCGCCGACAAGGCCGTGCGCGATCAGCTCAGGTCCTGGGAAGACCAGGGTTATGGGCATCTGCCGGTCTGCATGGCGAAGACGCAATATTCCTTCTCGACCGATCCGAATGTCCGGGGAGCACCTGAAGGCCATATCGTACCCGTTCGCGAGGTACGGCTTTCCGCCGGGGCCGGCTTTGTCGTCGTCATCACCGGCGAGATCATGACCATGCCCGGCCTGCCGAAATCGCCGGCGGCCGAGAGGATTTTCCTCAATGATCAGGGCTACATCGAAGGACTGTTTTAA